ATAACCGGAATATGAAAATTATGCGCGACGATCATCATACCTCCCGAATTTTTAAATGAAAACACTACGATTTTCATATTATTTTTTTAAACAGATTCCGGTATTAAAATAATATATGGTACAAAGTCAACGGAAAATAAAATAACGAAAATATTTTCAGTATTTACAAAAAATTTTCTCACTTTTATTTTAGCAAATATTACTTTCTGTGAAAATTATTACTGCATACCGTTAATATTGTCGGTAATTTTGTGAAAATTTTCACTATTGGATGGTTTTGATGATACCGAATGCGTCAATTGAACGACTGTCGATGATTTACAATTTGCTTGAACAACTTGAAATTATTGGCGATAACGGCGAAATGATTTCTCATATTTCTTCCGGTAGAATCGGAGAAATTATAGGGATACCGCCGCATACGATTCGCAAAGACATAAATTTTTTGAGTGATGTCGGACGGCTTGGAAAAGGATATCCGATTAAAGGCTTGCGAACGCTTATCGCCGAAAAATTATGTTTGACTAAACGGAAAGCGGCTATTGTCGGGCTTGGGAAAATCGGAAGCGCGATTTTGGAACACGAAAGATTTTTTTCCGCTGGCGTCGAGATTGCCGCCGGATTTGATTCTGACATAAACAGAATAGACATAATAAAAACCAAAATTCCGCTTTTTGCGTCGCGGGAAATTACCGAAGTCATACAAAACAAAAATATAGAAATTGCGTTTTTGACTTCGTCGCCCGAATCGGCGAAAGTGTGTTTTGAGCGTTTGGAAGCGGGAGGAGTTAAAGCTATTTTGAATTTTACTCCGACAATTTTAGCGAGTGAAAAAATTCACATTCGCAATATAGATTTGGTTTTAGAAACAACTATTCTTTCGGCTATGATTGGTTTAAACGATAATATATAAACTTTTTGAAAGGAGTTTACAATGGCAAGAGTGTTAAATTTTTCGGCGGGACCGTCTGCTTTGCCGCTTGCAGTGCTTGAAAGAGCCGCAAAAGAAATGACGGATTATGGGAATACTGGGACTTCGGTTATGGAAATGAGCCATCGTTCTAAAGCGTTTGAAGGGATTCTTGAAAAGGCGAAAAACGATCTGCGCAAACTTATGGGTATTCCGGAAAATTACGATGTTTTGTTTATGCAAGGCGGCGCATCGACGCAATTTGCGGCGGTTCCGCTCAATCTTTTGGGAGACAAAGACTGCGCCGATTACGTCGATACGGGAACTTGGGCGAACAAAGCGCTCAAAGAAGCGCAAAAATATTGCAAAGTAAATATAGTTGCAAGTTCGAAAGAACAAACGTACAACCACATTCCAGAACTTGATAAAAGCAAGTTTAATCCGAACGCGGCGTATTTTTATTTCACAACTAACAACACGATTTACGGAACGAAATGGAATAAACTTCCCGAAGCGAGCGTTCCGTTAGTTACGGATATGTCGTCGAGCATTTTGAGTGAACCGGTCGATGTGGCAAAATACGGACTGATTTATGGCGGTGCGCAAAAAAACATCGGTCCTGCCGGACTTGTCGTTATGATTATACGCAAAGATTTGCTGGAATTCAGTAAAGAAAACGCAAAAACAATTACACCGACTATGCTTCGTTACGATATTTGCGCGGAAAACAACTCAATGTACAATACGCCGCCGACTTATTCCATCTATATCGCCGGATTGGTTTTCGAGCATTTGTTGAATTTAGGCGGATTGGAAGAAATGAAAAAGCGCAATGAAGAAAAGGCGGCGCTGCTTTACGGATTTTTGGACAATTCAAAAATGTTCAATGCAACGGTTCGCAAACAAGACCGTTCGCTTATGAACGTTCCGTTTGTCACGGGCAACGAAGAATTGGATAGCAAATGTGTAAAAGAAGCGACTGCGGCAGGATTGATTAACCTAAAAGGACACAGAAGCGTCGGCGGATTACGCGCTTCGATTTATAACGCGATAGATTTGGATGGCGTTAAGACGCTTGTAAATTTCTTGGAAAAATTTGAAAAAGCAAACGGTTAAGGAGGAACAGATGTATAAAATTCAGACACT
Above is a genomic segment from Chitinispirillales bacterium containing:
- the serC gene encoding 3-phosphoserine/phosphohydroxythreonine transaminase, translating into MARVLNFSAGPSALPLAVLERAAKEMTDYGNTGTSVMEMSHRSKAFEGILEKAKNDLRKLMGIPENYDVLFMQGGASTQFAAVPLNLLGDKDCADYVDTGTWANKALKEAQKYCKVNIVASSKEQTYNHIPELDKSKFNPNAAYFYFTTNNTIYGTKWNKLPEASVPLVTDMSSSILSEPVDVAKYGLIYGGAQKNIGPAGLVVMIIRKDLLEFSKENAKTITPTMLRYDICAENNSMYNTPPTYSIYIAGLVFEHLLNLGGLEEMKKRNEEKAALLYGFLDNSKMFNATVRKQDRSLMNVPFVTGNEELDSKCVKEATAAGLINLKGHRSVGGLRASIYNAIDLDGVKTLVNFLEKFEKANG
- a CDS encoding redox-sensing transcriptional repressor Rex → MIPNASIERLSMIYNLLEQLEIIGDNGEMISHISSGRIGEIIGIPPHTIRKDINFLSDVGRLGKGYPIKGLRTLIAEKLCLTKRKAAIVGLGKIGSAILEHERFFSAGVEIAAGFDSDINRIDIIKTKIPLFASREITEVIQNKNIEIAFLTSSPESAKVCFERLEAGGVKAILNFTPTILASEKIHIRNIDLVLETTILSAMIGLNDNI